A genomic stretch from Flavobacterium humidisoli includes:
- a CDS encoding ABC transporter ATP-binding protein, giving the protein MITITKLSKVFRTEELETKALSEISLTINQGDFVSIMGPSGSGKSTLLNIIGLLDSASNGSYKLLDQEMVGLKEKQKSQARKENIGFIFQNFNLIDELSVFDNIELPLIYNNVPSAERKSRVNEMAKILGIAHRLKHFPQQLSGGQQQRVAVARALINNPKIILADEPTGNLDSRNGNEVMELLTDLHASGSTILMVTHSEYDASFSQKTIFMKDGVILSEKVNHRNVDVLITAKN; this is encoded by the coding sequence ATGATTACCATTACAAAACTTTCAAAAGTATTTAGAACTGAGGAATTAGAAACCAAAGCATTAAGTGAAATTTCATTAACCATCAATCAAGGCGATTTTGTATCAATCATGGGACCGTCCGGAAGCGGAAAATCGACTCTATTGAATATTATCGGACTTCTGGACAGTGCTTCAAACGGAAGTTACAAGCTTCTTGATCAAGAAATGGTGGGTTTAAAAGAGAAACAAAAATCGCAAGCCAGAAAAGAAAACATCGGATTCATCTTTCAGAATTTCAATCTAATTGATGAATTATCTGTTTTTGATAATATTGAATTGCCTTTGATTTACAACAATGTTCCTTCTGCCGAAAGAAAATCTCGAGTAAATGAGATGGCTAAAATTTTAGGAATCGCCCATAGATTAAAGCATTTTCCGCAGCAGCTTTCGGGCGGACAGCAGCAGCGTGTGGCTGTAGCAAGAGCTTTGATCAATAATCCGAAAATTATTCTGGCCGATGAGCCTACAGGAAACCTAGACAGTAGAAACGGAAACGAAGTTATGGAATTACTAACTGATCTTCATGCCAGCGGATCGACCATCTTAATGGTAACACACTCTGAATATGATGCTTCTTTTTCGCAAAAAACCATTTTTATGAAAGACGGTGTGATTCTTTCTGAAAAAGTGAATCATAGAAATGTAGATGTTTTGATAACTGCAAAAAACTAG
- a CDS encoding sigma-54-dependent transcriptional regulator produces MKKTNASILIIDDQEDILFASKVYLKKYFENIFTLNNPRNIVELLSKNTIDVVLLDMNYRLGFEDGREGLYLLKEIKTLSPKTVVILMTAFGKVETAVEGLKSGAFDYILKPWENKKLLESVKQAVDKARKEQKKTKEVAIKEDFFVGNSEIIKKAYSLADKVAKTDANVLILGENGTGKFVLAHHIHTQSERKNQPFIAVDLGSLNSNIFESELFGYAKGAFTDAKTDTAGRFEMAQNGTIFLDEIGNVPLHLQSKLLQVIQTKTVTRLGETKARPLNVRIITATNLNLKLEVADKNFREDLYYRINTMEIVLPPLRERHEDKIPLAEYLLDKMIEKYGRDEITFDKKVLEQIEKHAWNGNIREMENKIERAVILCENNVITISDLDLETITPYEENSDDIQLSSVEKAAVEKALLKNNNNISKTAEELGLSRGALYRRLEKFNINID; encoded by the coding sequence ATGAAAAAGACCAACGCCTCTATTTTAATCATCGACGATCAAGAAGACATTCTTTTTGCCTCAAAAGTCTATCTGAAAAAGTATTTTGAAAACATTTTTACGCTCAATAATCCAAGAAATATTGTCGAATTATTGTCGAAAAATACAATTGACGTCGTTTTATTGGACATGAATTACAGATTGGGTTTTGAAGATGGGAGAGAAGGTTTATATCTGCTGAAGGAAATAAAAACGCTTTCGCCTAAAACGGTGGTAATTTTAATGACTGCTTTTGGAAAAGTAGAAACTGCTGTTGAGGGCTTAAAATCGGGCGCTTTTGATTATATTCTCAAACCTTGGGAAAATAAAAAGCTTTTAGAATCGGTAAAACAAGCTGTTGATAAAGCCCGAAAAGAACAGAAGAAAACTAAAGAGGTTGCGATAAAAGAGGATTTTTTTGTTGGTAATTCTGAAATTATAAAAAAAGCCTATTCGTTGGCAGATAAAGTGGCTAAAACAGATGCCAACGTTTTGATTTTGGGTGAAAACGGAACTGGAAAATTTGTTCTAGCACACCATATTCATACCCAATCTGAAAGAAAAAATCAGCCTTTTATTGCAGTTGACTTGGGGTCTTTAAATTCGAATATTTTCGAAAGCGAGTTGTTCGGTTATGCCAAAGGTGCTTTTACTGATGCTAAAACGGATACAGCGGGACGTTTTGAAATGGCACAAAACGGAACCATTTTTTTGGATGAAATAGGGAATGTACCGCTTCATTTGCAATCAAAATTGCTTCAAGTGATTCAGACGAAAACCGTAACAAGATTAGGAGAAACAAAAGCAAGACCTTTGAATGTGAGAATTATTACAGCAACCAATTTGAACTTAAAACTAGAAGTTGCTGATAAAAACTTCCGTGAAGACTTGTATTATCGCATAAATACGATGGAAATTGTTTTGCCTCCGCTAAGAGAACGACATGAAGATAAAATTCCGCTTGCCGAATATCTTTTGGATAAAATGATTGAAAAATACGGAAGAGACGAAATTACTTTTGACAAAAAAGTCTTGGAACAAATTGAAAAACACGCTTGGAATGGAAACATTCGCGAAATGGAAAATAAGATTGAACGTGCGGTTATTTTATGTGAAAACAATGTAATAACAATTTCAGATTTGGATTTAGAAACGATAACGCCTTATGAGGAAAATTCAGATGATATTCAGCTTTCTTCGGTTGAAAAAGCTGCGGTTGAAAAAGCACTTCTTAAAAACAATAATAATATTAGTAAAACGGCCGAAGAACTGGGTTTGTCAAGAGGCGCACTTTACAGACGTTTGGAGAAATTTAATATCAATATCGACTAA
- a CDS encoding sensor histidine kinase, translating into MLRTLQTYKLLFLRLIFIVIGIELSLYFFRIGLLFTGIFGLCMVFLLGREMYFFVRNMVLIYNKTISSILQDDFSSDFSKHKFNSTYNELFTLYETLKNKQNEQVTRDIIYRSILNNIESGVIILQKQEREWSIFLMNDYFSSHFNVPKVSKWRYLKNQLPALCEIIEEDDFHEIKTSIDISINEQSKQTFVLQASRTEIFEQDYFIVLLDSIQNVVEKKEKDAWINLMKVISHELLNSITPIRSICQNLEDLVEQDSLSTEDLEDIKNSVQTMLRRSDHLQKFVEGYRKLAMLPSPKKEKTELQQLVENCIQVMNPLFRKSNIEVINAVNQNYLINIDSQQIEQVLINLLTNSINALENSSLKQISISAEAKNNRIFIKVSDSGKGIEKEIEEKIFLPFFTTRTEGAGIGLTLSKNIIEAHGGYISHKNENNKTVFEISLVEE; encoded by the coding sequence ATGTTAAGGACTTTACAAACTTACAAACTCCTTTTTCTGCGATTAATTTTTATCGTGATCGGAATCGAATTGTCGCTGTATTTCTTTAGAATTGGTTTGCTTTTTACGGGAATTTTTGGTCTCTGCATGGTTTTTCTGTTGGGTAGGGAAATGTATTTTTTTGTTAGAAATATGGTTCTTATTTATAACAAAACGATTTCTTCGATATTGCAGGATGATTTTAGTTCTGATTTTTCTAAGCATAAATTCAATAGTACTTATAATGAACTTTTTACTTTGTATGAAACCTTGAAAAACAAACAAAATGAGCAAGTTACAAGGGATATTATTTACCGTTCGATTTTAAATAATATAGAATCGGGTGTTATTATTTTGCAGAAACAAGAAAGAGAATGGAGTATTTTTTTAATGAACGACTACTTTTCGAGCCATTTTAATGTTCCGAAAGTTTCGAAATGGAGATATCTTAAAAATCAGCTGCCAGCTTTATGTGAAATCATTGAAGAAGATGATTTTCATGAAATAAAAACTTCAATCGACATTAGTATAAATGAACAAAGCAAACAAACATTTGTTTTGCAGGCTTCACGAACTGAAATTTTCGAACAGGATTATTTTATTGTTTTGCTAGATTCGATTCAGAATGTAGTAGAGAAAAAAGAAAAAGATGCGTGGATTAATTTGATGAAAGTGATTTCGCATGAATTGCTAAATTCTATCACGCCAATTCGTTCCATCTGCCAAAATCTGGAAGACTTAGTAGAGCAAGATTCTCTTTCGACAGAAGACTTAGAAGATATAAAAAACAGTGTGCAGACGATGCTGAGGAGAAGCGATCATTTGCAGAAGTTTGTTGAAGGTTATAGAAAACTCGCCATGCTTCCTTCGCCTAAAAAAGAAAAAACAGAATTGCAGCAGTTGGTTGAAAACTGTATTCAGGTTATGAATCCGTTGTTTCGGAAAAGTAATATCGAAGTGATCAACGCTGTTAATCAAAATTATCTAATAAATATCGATTCACAGCAGATAGAGCAGGTATTGATTAACTTATTGACTAATTCGATTAATGCTTTAGAAAACAGTAGTTTAAAACAAATTTCGATTTCGGCGGAAGCCAAAAACAATCGTATTTTTATAAAAGTTTCAGACTCTGGAAAAGGCATCGAAAAAGAAATTGAAGAAAAGATATTTCTTCCGTTTTTCACCACCCGAACGGAAGGAGCAGGAATCGGACTTACTTTATCTAAAAATATCATTGAAGCACATGGAGGCTATATTTCGCATAAAAACGAAAATAATAAAACGGTCTTTGAGATTAGTTTAGTTGAAGAGTAA
- a CDS encoding biliverdin-producing heme oxygenase has protein sequence MSTHSASNIASNFLSDLKIQTSDSHKKLEELPVSMSIMSPEMKIEDYTYYLSLMHDVHNDTETLIFPLFSDLMEDLEHRRKKQLIENDLLFLNSNKTDSGKVFQTEGISTPFALGILYVVEGSTLGGRFILKNVSKFPELSGDKGVSYFNGYGERTGSFWKSFLNFLSEYEQKHDCGDAIIEGAIFAFDSIYKHFDRK, from the coding sequence ATGAGTACACATTCAGCTTCCAATATCGCTTCCAATTTTCTTAGTGATTTAAAAATACAAACTTCTGATTCTCATAAGAAATTAGAAGAACTTCCAGTTTCAATGTCGATTATGTCTCCCGAAATGAAGATCGAAGATTACACTTATTATTTAAGTTTAATGCATGATGTTCATAATGATACGGAGACACTTATTTTTCCTTTGTTTTCTGATCTGATGGAAGATTTGGAACACAGAAGAAAAAAACAGCTTATAGAGAATGATCTTTTATTTTTAAACTCAAATAAAACAGATTCAGGAAAAGTTTTTCAGACAGAAGGAATTTCAACCCCTTTTGCTTTAGGGATTTTGTATGTTGTAGAAGGTTCAACGCTTGGCGGAAGGTTTATCTTAAAAAATGTTTCTAAGTTTCCAGAACTTTCTGGAGATAAAGGAGTTTCCTATTTTAATGGTTATGGCGAAAGAACAGGAAGTTTTTGGAAATCATTTCTGAATTTTCTATCAGAATATGAACAAAAACATGATTGTGGTGATGCCATTATAGAAGGAGCAATTTTTGCTTTTGATAGTATTTATAAGCATTTTGACAGAAAGTAA
- a CDS encoding ATP-binding protein: protein MKIRDIVNRDIVTLTNCEHEPIHIPGKIQPHGFLLGITQEWKIDFCTENISAYFDLLHTQALGKEFATVFGATAEAEIVAYIKGDEVEDAFPLEIELLGRLFQINVHKSSSIYVLEAELLFPDREKLADAYKQTIQFVSQMNKTRSLKDLCALVAKGTREITGYDRVMIYRFDEQYNGEVFAEDCREDLEPFLGLHYPHTDIPPQARELYIKNQLRLIVDVNYEPVPIFTVDDKEGKNLDLSLSILRSTSPIHVEYLKNMGVGATLTISLIHHNRLWGLIACHHYSEKNISPEIRLAAKLQGQFITSQIDIRQSNDEYINAQKTILALEQLTALDLQQSLETIVAAPQLLEICNASGVSIVSKNKVYKNGLTPTEPEIYELIEEISASSITEIFSTNKISDHFPKFAENSNVAGIIYHSLGNNDHIIWYRPETISEINWGGDPEKSIVKDHNGLHPRNSFNIWKQIVKNQSSVWRSYEINAAAQYAHTLHNQLILIMLSEEEEKYRNQSEILKETNSELENINWISTHDLQEPLRKIQLITSKMLSEIDVISIESISSSLERVSKSANRMSGLLEDILKYTRIKNTRDTLQEVNLNEILDSTLKEMNEVIAETNAVIEAEKLPEVHAIGFLMKQLFANIIQNSLKYASPERTPKIKITASPEPVIMNHLYKVHCHWVRFSDNGIGFESQYSEAIFKIFTRLHNQEQYTGSGIGLALCKKIMQAVGGDIHAEGKLGQGTDIILYFPCDPEDTLIPV from the coding sequence ATGAAGATCAGAGATATAGTCAATCGTGATATTGTTACGTTAACCAATTGTGAACACGAACCTATACATATTCCAGGAAAAATTCAGCCTCATGGTTTTCTGCTTGGCATTACGCAAGAGTGGAAAATAGATTTCTGTACAGAAAATATTTCTGCTTATTTTGACCTGCTTCACACTCAGGCATTAGGAAAAGAATTTGCTACTGTTTTTGGGGCAACAGCTGAAGCAGAAATAGTAGCTTATATTAAAGGTGATGAAGTTGAGGATGCCTTTCCTCTTGAAATAGAATTACTCGGCAGATTATTTCAGATTAATGTTCATAAAAGTAGTTCTATTTATGTGCTGGAAGCCGAATTGCTGTTTCCAGACAGAGAAAAATTGGCAGATGCATACAAACAGACCATACAGTTTGTAAGCCAAATGAACAAAACCAGATCATTAAAAGATTTATGCGCACTTGTAGCAAAAGGAACGCGTGAAATAACAGGTTATGATCGCGTAATGATTTATCGTTTTGACGAACAGTATAATGGAGAAGTTTTTGCAGAAGATTGTCGGGAAGATCTGGAACCTTTTTTAGGATTGCATTATCCGCATACAGATATTCCTCCTCAAGCCCGTGAATTATATATTAAAAATCAGCTGCGATTGATTGTTGATGTTAATTATGAACCGGTTCCTATTTTTACGGTTGACGATAAAGAAGGTAAAAATCTCGATTTAAGTCTTTCGATATTAAGAAGCACTTCGCCAATTCACGTAGAATATTTGAAAAATATGGGTGTTGGAGCAACACTGACCATTTCTCTCATTCATCATAATAGATTATGGGGATTGATTGCCTGTCATCATTACTCAGAAAAAAACATATCTCCCGAGATTAGATTGGCCGCAAAACTTCAAGGGCAGTTTATTACTTCTCAAATTGATATTAGACAATCAAATGATGAGTATATTAATGCCCAGAAAACTATATTAGCATTAGAACAATTAACAGCACTAGATTTACAGCAGTCATTAGAAACCATAGTGGCCGCACCTCAGCTATTAGAAATCTGTAATGCTTCTGGGGTATCAATTGTTTCAAAAAATAAAGTATATAAAAATGGTTTAACGCCAACAGAGCCGGAGATTTATGAATTAATTGAAGAGATTTCGGCTAGTAGCATAACTGAAATTTTCTCGACTAATAAAATAAGTGACCACTTTCCTAAGTTTGCTGAAAATTCTAATGTGGCTGGAATTATTTACCATTCGCTTGGCAATAATGACCATATTATCTGGTACAGACCAGAGACTATTTCAGAAATAAATTGGGGAGGCGATCCCGAAAAAAGCATCGTAAAAGATCATAACGGTCTGCATCCTAGAAATTCATTTAATATTTGGAAACAGATTGTAAAAAATCAAAGCAGCGTTTGGAGATCGTACGAAATTAATGCGGCAGCACAATATGCCCATACTTTGCATAATCAGCTCATTTTGATTATGCTGAGCGAAGAAGAGGAAAAATACCGCAACCAAAGCGAAATCTTAAAAGAAACCAATTCAGAACTTGAAAATATCAACTGGATCAGTACACATGATCTGCAGGAACCTTTACGCAAAATTCAGCTGATTACTTCAAAAATGCTGTCGGAAATTGATGTTATTTCTATAGAATCTATTTCCAGTTCCTTAGAGCGTGTTTCAAAATCAGCCAATAGAATGAGCGGTTTACTGGAAGATATTTTAAAGTATACTCGAATTAAGAATACAAGGGATACTTTACAAGAAGTGAACCTGAACGAAATTTTAGATTCGACTCTTAAGGAAATGAACGAGGTAATTGCGGAAACAAATGCTGTCATTGAAGCTGAAAAACTTCCAGAAGTTCATGCTATTGGTTTTTTAATGAAACAGTTGTTTGCCAATATTATCCAGAATTCATTGAAATATGCTTCACCAGAGAGAACGCCAAAGATAAAAATTACAGCTTCTCCAGAGCCTGTAATTATGAATCATTTGTATAAAGTGCACTGCCATTGGGTTCGTTTTTCTGATAACGGAATTGGCTTTGAATCACAATATTCAGAAGCTATTTTTAAAATTTTTACCAGGCTTCATAACCAAGAACAATATACCGGATCGGGTATAGGTTTGGCTTTATGTAAAAAAATCATGCAGGCAGTAGGTGGTGATATCCACGCAGAAGGAAAACTAGGACAAGGAACAGATATTATATTATATTTTCCATGTGATCCGGAAGATACGCTTATACCAGTATAA